In Mus caroli unplaced genomic scaffold, CAROLI_EIJ_v1.1 scaffold_20316_1, whole genome shotgun sequence, the genomic window GATAGAGCTTTATCCCCTGAGGGTCTAGTACAGCTGGTTTGGACACTCACTGCTGACCTAAGACCCAAGCACCCCAAATTGTTTATCTGTATCCACATTGCTGGAGACATATGGAAAATTACCCTAAAGAAATAAGCATGGTGCCAGAGCAGGCAGCACAAAGTATCCCAGTGTAGACACCTGCCTGTTCATCTTAGCTGGCGCTTCACAGCAGTGGTGACCTCAGTGATAGCATGATGGTACTTTTCTGAGGCAGCCTTGAACTCCTCCAGGTGCTTCTCATAACTTTTGATGGCTGCCTGAAGCTGTGTCCTCTCCACTGCTCCCAAGATGGCTTGAATGATCATATCCATCCCGAGGCTGAGCACGGCAACGCCAATGCTTCCAAGGAGAGAAGTCCCGATGTGAGCTAGCACAGACACCAGCTTGCTAATTATGCCAGTTGTGACACTGGAGCCCACCAGTTTAACAGCCACTGCactggctgcagatgtagcttCTCCCAGGATGACAGAAATGACCTTTTGCACGATGGCaatcttctctgtctccctctccttaaTATCCTGCAGCTTCCTATAAAGGGTTGGCTCTAGTTGGTCTTTCAGTGCCTCGTCAACCTTTTGCAGTTCCTTTTGGATTTTTGTCATGGCTTGGATAATGATGTCACAGTTTTCCTTGATGGTTCCATCGCTTTTCATTTCAATGAAGGCCAGCCTGCAACCCAAGTGGGTATTAAGAACCCCTGTGAGCTTGTTGGTGACCTGGAAGCTGTCAGACAAGCAGTCCAGCAGCTGCTGGTGAAGGCGGTTCACTTCCTGTCGCCTCCTTGGGTTTTGTGGGTAGAGGAAGTCGCTCTGAGCCATATTTCAGGAAGCCTCTGAAAAACGAAACAGGAAATCAGCTCAGAGTACCTCCATGACGCTAGCCAGGCAGTCATCAACGTGGCCATAGCTAAAGACTGCCTCAGAGGACCCAGCAGGTTTGATTTGTTGGCTTGTTGAGAGGGGAGCTCATGTAGCCCAAGGTAGGTGTGCATTTCTGATCCATCAGCATAGACTTCCGGTGAGCTGCGATTGCAGGCCTGCACCCCTCTGCTGGGTTTTGCCTGGTTTATACCGTGGGTCAAGGCCAGAGCTTCATGGGTGCCAGAAAAGCCTTCCACAGCCTCAGCCCCTGGGAGGCTCGCTCCTGACTGCCATTACTTTCCCAACCCCTACCACCACCAGGTTATTTTCCAAGAGTTAGAGTTAAATCAACAGTCTAAAGATATAAGTGTAGTGCTCATGtatttgataatttaaaatattcataccaGAGCTGGCAGGAGGCCTAGTTGGTAGCAGTGTTTGCTTCACAGACCTGAAAAGCTGAGGTTGCTCCTTGGGACCCccatgataaaaagaaagaactgactctagcAAGGTGTCCTCTGAACTCTCTATGCCTACAACAACATACAGGAACCCTCCCACAACCACCTCACCCCTGCCCAATAAATAATTTTGCAATTTAGAAAA contains:
- the LOC110288660 gene encoding single-pass membrane and coiled-coil domain-containing protein 3, giving the protein MAQSDFLYPQNPRRRQEVNRLHQQLLDCLSDSFQVTNKLTGVLNTHLGCRLAFIEMKSDGTIKENCDIIIQAMTKIQKELQKVDEALKDQLEPTLYRKLQDIKERETEKIAIVQKVISVILGEATSAASAVAVKLVGSSVTTGIISKLVSVLAHIGTSLLGSIGVAVLSLGMDMIIQAILGAVERTQLQAAIKSYEKHLEEFKAASEKYHHAITEVTTAVKRQLR